Proteins encoded within one genomic window of Vidua macroura isolate BioBank_ID:100142 chromosome 2, ASM2450914v1, whole genome shotgun sequence:
- the CCDC89 gene encoding LOW QUALITY PROTEIN: coiled-coil domain-containing protein 89 (The sequence of the model RefSeq protein was modified relative to this genomic sequence to represent the inferred CDS: deleted 1 base in 1 codon): MAYETGAGITDSAGDPETGKEVEDLTKSLEELSESSKEQSEEVLLLSHLEQYHHLVSILKKKVDDTHKHCRDLEQLNMELERLRGEDAVKIKTQTQRIQYLEGCFMDQFKNHEKMIQFKNEHKNQHMQLWEESKCLRQDREALFSQAVREKEAKVLWLAAQARKLSQQLSSLQEKYVYESHRAQEREKELLEAQSQQADAYAQEVASLKKQLQLLQERHQQAAARAKLAETQQRALGSELQAKLERAHEEKEQLLNLAMERSKALQDKEWEIQKLEEKLETMEEAMQRAGRCLKKEAAAVDLKVQEFQGQLVCSKQVYNELLLQFDTYRKHSMDLLTKERALNVTLHHFVA; the protein is encoded by the exons ATGGCTTATGAGACAGGAGCAGGAATTACTGACTCCGCAGGTGATCCAGAGACAGGCAAAGAAGTGGAAGATCTAACAAAAAGCTTGGAGGAACTCAGTGAGAGCTCTAAGGAGCAGAGtgaggaggtgctgctgctttcacaccTAGAACAGTATCATCATCTTGTCTCTATACTGAAGAAGAAAGTGGATGACACACATAAACACTGCAGAGACCTGGAGCAGCTCAACATGGAGCTggagagactgaggggagaggatgctgtgaaaattaaaaccCAGACCCAGCGTATTCAGTATTTGGAGGGGTGCTTCATGGATCAGTTCAAAAACCATGAAAAGATGATACAGTtcaaaaatgaacacaaaaacCAGCACATGCAGCTGTGGGAGGAGAGCAAGTGCCTACGGCAGGACAGGGAAGCACTCTTCAGCCAGGCTGTGAGGGAGAAGGAAGCTAAAGTGCTCTGGCTGGCAGCCCAGGCCAGGAAGCTCTCACAGCAGTTATCCTCCTTGCAGGAGAAATATGTTTATGAGAGTCACAGAGCCCAGGAGCgagagaaggagctgctggaagctcaGAGCCAACAAGCAGATGCCTATGCCCAGGAAGTGGCTTCactgaagaagcagctgcagctcctacAGGAGAGGCACCAACAAGCTGCTGCAAGGGCCAAGCTGGCAGAGACTCAGCAGAGGGCTCTA GGCAGTGAGCTGCAGGCCAAGCTGGAAAGGGCACATGAAGAGAAAGAGCAACTACTGAACCTGGCCATGGAGAGGAGCAAAGCTCTGCAAGATAAGGAGTGGGAGATTcagaagctggaggagaagctAGAGACCATGGAGGAAGCCATGCAGAGAGCAGGAAGGTGCCTCAaaaaagaggcagcagcagtagATCTGAAGGTTCAAGAGTTCCAAGGACAGCTAGTATGCAGCAAGCAGGTGTACAATGAACTCCTGCTGCAGTTCGATACTTACAGAAAACACAGTATGGATTTGCTGACTAAAGAGAGAGCTCTGAATGTCACACTCCATCACTTTGTTGCATAA
- the CREBZF gene encoding CREB/ATF bZIP transcription factor isoform X1 — translation MRHSLTQLLAASAGGASPSGAVWPLTGAGQAPRGRDGGGEGDPGPARPKPQPPPRREPPGASEPRRQEKEAEAPGGPLEVWEQEDWFPGLELGDLLEAARPDWDLDAELSDCFCGDPEPLPAPGQGPRPAAPGRRSGGAGSRLKAAAAARLNRLKKKQYVLGLESRLQGLAAENRQLRDRNRGLSRRLRELERESSYLRAVLANQSALGQLLSRLAGTRAGGLQLSTSLFRDTGSPRHQHLQPAGESSDHDYALPSSRPRGLEEAAAVTETEEEWAAPGGICLHVDRDQVSVEFCSICARRAAASFKIFSFRWLPCQAPLCRG, via the exons aTGCGCCACAGCCTCACGCAGCTGCTGGCGGCCTCGGCCGGCGGGGCCAGCCCCTCGGGCGCCGTCTGGCCGCTAACCGGAGCGGGACAGGCCCCGAGAGGGCGGGATGGCGGCGGGGAAGGGGACCCGGGGCCCGCGCGGCCCAAaccgcagccgccgccgcggcgGGAGCCCCCGGGCGCCTCGGAGCCGAGGCGGCAGGAGAAGGAGGCCGAGGCGCCCGGCGGCCCGCTGGAGGTGTGGGAGCAAGAGGACTGGTTCCCgggcctggagctgggagaccTGCTGGAGGCCGCCCGGCCGGACTGGGACCTAGACGCGGAGCTGAGCGACTGCTTTTGTGGGGACCCGGAGCCGCTGCCCGCGCCGGGCCAGGGCCCGCGGCCGGCGGCGCCCGGGCGgaggagcggcggggccgggagtCGGCTgaaggcggcggcggcggcgcggttGAACCGGCTGAAGAAGAAGCAGtatgtgctggggctggagagcCGCCTGCAGGGCCTGGCTGCCGAGAACCGGCAGCTGCGGGACCGCAACCGCGGCCTGAGCCGCCGCCTGCGAGAGCTGGAGCGGGAGAGCAGCTACCTGCGGGCTGTGCTGGCGAACCAGAGCgcgctggggcagctcctgagccGCCTGGCCGGGACCCGCGCCGgcgggctgcagctcagcaccagCCTCTTCAGGGACACGGGCAGCCCCCgccaccagcacctccagcccgCCGGCGAGAGCAGCGACCACGACTACgccctgcccagctcccggccccgcgggctggaggaggcggcggcggtgACTGAGACGGAGGAGGAGTGGGCGGCCCCCGGCGGGATCTGCCTGCACGTGGACCGGGATCAGGTGTCGGTGGAGTTCTGCTCCATCTGTGCTAGGCGGGCAGCGGCCTCCTTCAAAAT TTTCTCTTTTAGGTGGTTGCCCTGCCAGGCTCCGTTGTGTAGGGGTTAA
- the CREBZF gene encoding CREB/ATF bZIP transcription factor isoform X2 codes for MRHSLTQLLAASAGGASPSGAVWPLTGAGQAPRGRDGGGEGDPGPARPKPQPPPRREPPGASEPRRQEKEAEAPGGPLEVWEQEDWFPGLELGDLLEAARPDWDLDAELSDCFCGDPEPLPAPGQGPRPAAPGRRSGGAGSRLKAAAAARLNRLKKKQYVLGLESRLQGLAAENRQLRDRNRGLSRRLRELERESSYLRAVLANQSALGQLLSRLAGTRAGGLQLSTSLFRDTGSPRHQHLQPAGESSDHDYALPSSRPRGLEEAAAVTETEEEWAAPGGICLHVDRDQVSVEFCSICARRAAASFKM; via the coding sequence aTGCGCCACAGCCTCACGCAGCTGCTGGCGGCCTCGGCCGGCGGGGCCAGCCCCTCGGGCGCCGTCTGGCCGCTAACCGGAGCGGGACAGGCCCCGAGAGGGCGGGATGGCGGCGGGGAAGGGGACCCGGGGCCCGCGCGGCCCAAaccgcagccgccgccgcggcgGGAGCCCCCGGGCGCCTCGGAGCCGAGGCGGCAGGAGAAGGAGGCCGAGGCGCCCGGCGGCCCGCTGGAGGTGTGGGAGCAAGAGGACTGGTTCCCgggcctggagctgggagaccTGCTGGAGGCCGCCCGGCCGGACTGGGACCTAGACGCGGAGCTGAGCGACTGCTTTTGTGGGGACCCGGAGCCGCTGCCCGCGCCGGGCCAGGGCCCGCGGCCGGCGGCGCCCGGGCGgaggagcggcggggccgggagtCGGCTgaaggcggcggcggcggcgcggttGAACCGGCTGAAGAAGAAGCAGtatgtgctggggctggagagcCGCCTGCAGGGCCTGGCTGCCGAGAACCGGCAGCTGCGGGACCGCAACCGCGGCCTGAGCCGCCGCCTGCGAGAGCTGGAGCGGGAGAGCAGCTACCTGCGGGCTGTGCTGGCGAACCAGAGCgcgctggggcagctcctgagccGCCTGGCCGGGACCCGCGCCGgcgggctgcagctcagcaccagCCTCTTCAGGGACACGGGCAGCCCCCgccaccagcacctccagcccgCCGGCGAGAGCAGCGACCACGACTACgccctgcccagctcccggccccgcgggctggaggaggcggcggcggtgACTGAGACGGAGGAGGAGTGGGCGGCCCCCGGCGGGATCTGCCTGCACGTGGACCGGGATCAGGTGTCGGTGGAGTTCTGCTCCATCTGTGCTAGGCGGGCAGCGGCCTCCTTCAAAATGTAG